One window of the Chryseotalea sp. WA131a genome contains the following:
- a CDS encoding helix-turn-helix transcriptional regulator yields the protein MNLAEFVKSKRRSLHLTQPELAAKAGVGLRFVREIEQGKTTLRMDKVNQVLKLFGQELGPVPVNRRKLTYEGS from the coding sequence TTGAATTTAGCTGAATTTGTAAAGTCCAAAAGAAGAAGCCTTCATTTGACTCAACCCGAATTAGCCGCAAAAGCGGGAGTTGGTCTCCGGTTCGTCAGAGAAATTGAGCAAGGAAAAACTACCCTTCGCATGGACAAAGTGAATCAGGTGCTGAAATTATTTGGACAAGAACTCGGTCCCGTGCCAGTTAATAGAAGAAAGTTAACATATGAGGGCAGCTAA
- a CDS encoding HipA N-terminal domain-containing protein, which translates to MRAAKIFFGDDFAGRLVEDEEGYSFSYDNNYLKGSNPNPISFTLPLSNKPYKSQVLFPFFDGLIPEGWLLEIAEQNWKLDDRDRMGLLLACCKDCIGAVSVVEEKVIE; encoded by the coding sequence ATGAGGGCAGCTAAGATTTTTTTTGGCGATGACTTTGCGGGAAGATTGGTTGAAGATGAGGAGGGCTACTCCTTTAGCTACGATAATAATTATTTAAAAGGGTCTAATCCAAATCCGATAAGTTTTACCCTGCCATTATCCAATAAGCCGTACAAAAGTCAAGTGCTGTTTCCCTTTTTTGATGGACTGATTCCGGAGGGTTGGCTACTTGAGATTGCCGAACAAAATTGGAAACTAGATGACCGCGACCGAATGGGCTTGTTGCTTGCCTGTTGTAAAGATTGCATTGGTGCCGTAAGCGTGGTAGAAGAAAAAGTAATTGAATAA
- a CDS encoding HipA domain-containing protein — protein sequence MKRCLYCYQELDSAGDYHEACSKKFFGKRLAPDFSYTEDQLVELAKRIIQNQIAITGVQAKLSLHVEKQIEKNNPTKFTIVDLWGGYILKLPSANYSQLPELEDLTMHLAEIGKLISVPHALFRLQSGKLAHVTKRIDRTTDGKKIHMEDMCQLTERLTEHKYRGSYEQIGKAIIKYSAHPGLDIINFFEQVVFSFLTGNADMHLKNFSLIQQPASGYTLAPAYDMVATALVVIGDDEELALTLNGKKRKLKMEDFEESMNHFRLDTKVKSTIFRKFNESASKWFHFLDLSFLEDETKVRYQELIKERMKQLKLIQL from the coding sequence ATGAAGCGGTGCCTTTATTGTTATCAAGAGTTAGATTCTGCGGGCGACTATCACGAGGCGTGCAGCAAGAAGTTCTTTGGCAAAAGATTAGCACCCGATTTTTCATATACCGAAGATCAACTCGTTGAACTTGCCAAGCGAATCATTCAAAATCAGATTGCGATTACAGGAGTACAAGCAAAACTTTCACTACATGTTGAGAAGCAAATCGAGAAAAACAATCCAACTAAATTTACCATCGTTGATTTGTGGGGAGGCTATATCTTGAAACTGCCTTCGGCAAACTATTCGCAATTGCCAGAATTGGAAGATCTAACTATGCACTTGGCAGAGATCGGTAAACTTATTAGTGTGCCACACGCGCTGTTTCGTTTACAATCTGGAAAACTCGCGCATGTCACCAAACGCATTGACAGAACTACTGATGGAAAAAAAATCCACATGGAAGACATGTGTCAATTGACAGAACGATTGACAGAACACAAATACCGTGGGTCGTACGAGCAAATAGGTAAAGCAATTATAAAATACTCGGCTCATCCAGGTTTAGATATCATCAATTTTTTTGAACAAGTTGTTTTTTCTTTTCTTACGGGAAATGCCGATATGCACTTGAAAAACTTCTCGCTTATTCAACAACCAGCATCAGGCTACACCCTAGCTCCGGCTTATGACATGGTGGCCACCGCTTTGGTGGTAATAGGAGATGATGAAGAATTGGCGCTGACCCTCAACGGAAAAAAAAGAAAATTGAAGATGGAGGATTTTGAAGAGTCAATGAATCATTTTAGGCTAGACACAAAAGTGAAGAGTACTATCTTTCGTAAATTCAATGAGTCGGCTTCAAAGTGGTTTCATTTTTTGGATTTAAGCTTTTTGGAGGACGAAACAAAAGTTCGCTATCAGGAACTTATAAAAGAAAGAATGAAGCAACTTAAACTCATCCAATTGTAA
- the ruvX gene encoding Holliday junction resolvase RuvX has protein sequence MARILSIDYGTKRTGLAVTDPQQIIATALETVETARLIPYLKTYFEKEAVGEVVIGLPKQLNNQDSATAPNVRLFIEQFKKSFPTKPIVTIDERFTTSIAQQAMIMGGMKKKDRQVKGQADKISAVLILQDYMQGKKN, from the coding sequence ATGGCACGCATCCTCTCCATCGACTACGGAACAAAGCGCACTGGCTTAGCAGTGACTGACCCGCAGCAGATTATCGCGACAGCGTTGGAAACTGTAGAAACAGCTAGGCTAATTCCATATTTGAAAACGTACTTCGAAAAAGAAGCGGTAGGCGAAGTGGTGATTGGTTTGCCCAAGCAATTAAACAATCAAGATTCTGCCACGGCTCCTAATGTTCGCCTGTTTATTGAGCAGTTTAAAAAATCTTTTCCCACCAAGCCGATTGTAACCATAGACGAACGCTTCACTACCTCCATTGCCCAACAAGCCATGATCATGGGTGGCATGAAGAAGAAAGATCGCCAGGTGAAAGGCCAAGCCGATAAAATCAGTGCGGTGCTGATTTTGCAAGATTATATGCAGGGCAAGAAAAATTAG
- a CDS encoding peptide deformylase — MVYPIVMYGDPVLRKKAKEIAKGEMDVKAFAQDMFETMAAASGIGLAAPQIGKSIRFFVVDASVLEEQPKLKDFKKVFINPIILEEEGKEWDFEEGCLSIPNIRADVWRKDKLRIRYLDEEWVEHEEEFDGMKARIIQHEYDHIEGKLFIDYLTPLKKKMLKGKLSDISKGDVDTEYRILAPLRK; from the coding sequence ATGGTTTACCCGATTGTAATGTATGGCGACCCCGTTCTTCGCAAGAAAGCGAAAGAGATTGCAAAGGGGGAAATGGATGTAAAGGCGTTTGCCCAAGATATGTTTGAAACGATGGCCGCAGCCAGTGGCATTGGTTTGGCCGCACCGCAGATTGGCAAGAGCATTCGTTTTTTTGTTGTCGATGCCTCGGTGCTCGAAGAGCAACCGAAGCTAAAAGATTTTAAGAAGGTATTCATCAATCCCATTATCCTAGAGGAGGAAGGAAAAGAGTGGGATTTTGAAGAAGGCTGCTTGAGCATTCCCAACATTCGTGCAGATGTATGGCGTAAAGATAAATTGCGTATCCGCTATTTGGATGAAGAGTGGGTGGAACATGAAGAAGAATTTGACGGCATGAAAGCGCGCATCATTCAACACGAATACGACCATATTGAAGGCAAACTTTTTATCGACTACTTAACTCCGCTGAAGAAGAAAATGCTAAAAGGCAAGCTGTCAGATATCAGCAAAGGCGATGTGGATACGGAGTATCGGATATTGGCTCCGCTAAGGAAATAA
- a CDS encoding aminotransferase class I/II-fold pyridoxal phosphate-dependent enzyme, with product MNIQSRLPEVGTSIFSVMSKLASEHNAINLSQGFPDFPVSEVLVDLIHKNMKAGHNQYAPMPGVPGLRKVIAEVVEKTYQRRTDFETEVTVTAGGTEAIFATIAALVRAGDEVIVFDPSYDCYDPAIRLNGGIPIHINLKAPDFLIDWQHVRNVITSKTRMIMVNTPHNPSGSILAEADIKELQYIALKNNLLVLSDEVYERIIFDDKKHESILKYPGLAKQSIAVFSFGKTFHATGWKVGYTVASPEITTEIRKAHQFITFSVNTPTQFALAEYMTNPDHYLALGKFYQQKRDFFLEQIKGSSFQPLPCHGSYFQLLSYEGISALTETEMAVWMTKEKKLAPIPVSVFYKDGTDQKLLRFCFAKGDETLIKAGEILSNM from the coding sequence ATGAACATTCAATCGCGCCTACCCGAAGTTGGCACGTCTATTTTTTCTGTGATGTCGAAACTGGCATCGGAGCACAATGCTATTAATCTCTCCCAAGGGTTTCCTGATTTTCCGGTCTCAGAAGTTTTGGTTGACCTGATCCACAAAAACATGAAGGCTGGCCATAATCAATATGCGCCCATGCCGGGTGTGCCAGGTCTGCGAAAAGTTATTGCTGAAGTAGTAGAGAAAACCTACCAACGCAGAACGGATTTTGAAACTGAGGTGACGGTAACAGCCGGTGGAACCGAAGCCATTTTTGCTACGATTGCAGCATTGGTTAGAGCGGGTGATGAGGTTATTGTTTTTGACCCTTCTTACGATTGTTACGATCCAGCCATCCGATTGAATGGAGGCATCCCCATTCATATCAATCTAAAGGCACCTGATTTTTTGATCGATTGGCAACACGTTCGCAATGTCATCACCTCCAAGACACGAATGATAATGGTGAATACACCGCATAATCCTTCGGGTTCTATTTTAGCTGAAGCCGATATAAAAGAGCTTCAATACATTGCATTGAAAAACAATTTATTGGTGTTGAGCGATGAGGTGTATGAACGAATTATTTTTGATGACAAAAAACACGAAAGTATATTAAAGTATCCGGGACTTGCGAAGCAAAGCATCGCTGTCTTCTCATTTGGAAAAACATTTCATGCCACTGGATGGAAAGTTGGCTATACAGTCGCATCTCCTGAGATCACGACTGAAATAAGAAAGGCACACCAGTTTATTACCTTCAGTGTAAACACACCTACGCAGTTTGCGTTGGCAGAGTACATGACAAATCCTGATCATTATCTAGCCCTCGGCAAATTCTATCAACAAAAGCGAGATTTCTTTTTAGAACAAATCAAAGGATCTTCTTTTCAACCATTGCCTTGCCACGGAAGTTACTTTCAATTGCTCTCCTATGAGGGCATTTCTGCCTTAACTGAAACAGAGATGGCCGTTTGGATGACGAAAGAGAAAAAGCTGGCACCTATTCCCGTGTCGGTTTTTTACAAAGATGGAACCGATCAAAAGCTATTGCGATTTTGTTTCGCAAAGGGTGATGAAACACTAATAAAAGCTGGAGAAATCCTCAGCAATATGTAA
- a CDS encoding phosphatidate cytidylyltransferase: protein MNATPKKFSNLPQRLTTALLGAAGVIFGIVYSEWTYLIVFFIIFFLSLREFYKLVGLDGMVPQKTFGMICGMTIFFLSFFIERGTISYRYYFIFFPLLSCVYMIKLYKKFERKPFTNIAFTFLGIFYIAVPLALMHIAAFENGKYNFEIVFGCLFILWATDTGAYFAGNFFGKRKLFERISPKKSWEGVFGGAALAIAMAFAMAYFFKSLELWQWLSICGIIIVGGVYGDLVESLLKRSIEIKDSGTSLPGHGGFLDRFDGLFISAPFIVAFLEIF, encoded by the coding sequence TTGAACGCGACACCTAAAAAATTCAGTAACCTACCCCAGCGATTGACCACTGCACTATTGGGTGCGGCTGGTGTCATCTTTGGAATTGTTTATAGCGAATGGACGTACCTAATTGTGTTCTTCATTATTTTCTTTTTGTCGCTGCGTGAGTTTTATAAGTTAGTGGGTTTAGATGGCATGGTGCCTCAAAAAACATTTGGCATGATTTGCGGCATGACTATTTTCTTTCTTTCTTTTTTTATTGAGCGCGGGACAATCTCCTATCGTTACTACTTTATTTTTTTTCCCCTGCTCTCATGTGTGTACATGATTAAACTTTATAAAAAGTTTGAGCGCAAGCCTTTCACCAACATTGCCTTTACTTTTTTAGGGATTTTTTACATAGCCGTTCCGTTGGCACTCATGCACATCGCTGCTTTCGAAAATGGTAAGTACAATTTCGAAATTGTTTTTGGTTGCTTGTTCATCCTCTGGGCCACCGACACAGGTGCTTATTTTGCCGGCAATTTTTTCGGCAAACGAAAATTGTTCGAACGTATCTCGCCAAAAAAATCGTGGGAGGGAGTTTTTGGAGGGGCGGCTTTGGCTATTGCCATGGCATTTGCGATGGCTTACTTTTTTAAATCTCTTGAACTTTGGCAATGGCTATCCATTTGTGGCATTATCATCGTGGGCGGAGTGTATGGCGATTTGGTGGAGTCGTTGCTCAAGCGCAGCATTGAAATTAAAGACTCAGGCACTAGCTTGCCCGGTCATGGTGGTTTCTTAGATCGATTTGATGGTTTGTTTATCTCCGCTCCATTTATTGTGGCGTTTTTGGAGATTTTTTGA
- a CDS encoding CPBP family intramembrane metalloprotease produces MFPIFATFDYSFKNSVVCGLAEIQKTKLILFNRSMAGEIEKRPVWLVLLAILLSAFIGTLVGAGIGSLVGSLFYTDKGDFMMAAATSQYTPEMKVPILVMQGITSFFGLLLAPFLTFKALTQNGIKSFSNQKLKSSLLLLCFFIMLAFIVVDSAVIEWNKNIVFPDFLKSFETWARSYEERLEALTKMFTQFTSFGDFAVAMIVVGVGAGVCEEFLFRGVIQNELMRGTKNIHLSIWVAAFLFSAIHMQFFGFVPRMLLGGLFGYLYHWSGNLLVPMFAHFVNNGFAVLMMYLHQLKIVNMDLEKEEAAPWYAVIVFAVIAASLLFLFKRKSEEPKTAFS; encoded by the coding sequence ATGTTTCCGATCTTCGCCACGTTTGATTATTCGTTTAAAAACAGCGTTGTTTGCGGTTTAGCTGAAATCCAAAAGACAAAATTAATATTATTTAACAGAAGCATGGCTGGGGAGATTGAAAAAAGACCAGTTTGGTTAGTACTGCTGGCTATACTGCTTAGCGCTTTTATCGGCACATTAGTAGGTGCGGGAATCGGGAGTTTGGTCGGTTCACTTTTTTATACGGATAAAGGCGATTTTATGATGGCTGCGGCCACCAGCCAATATACTCCTGAAATGAAAGTACCCATCTTGGTTATGCAGGGTATCACCTCATTTTTTGGACTATTGCTAGCTCCATTCCTTACTTTTAAAGCACTGACTCAAAATGGAATCAAAAGCTTTAGCAATCAAAAACTGAAATCAAGCCTTTTGCTGTTGTGTTTTTTTATCATGCTTGCATTTATCGTGGTAGATTCTGCTGTCATTGAATGGAATAAAAATATTGTGTTCCCGGATTTTTTAAAATCATTTGAAACATGGGCACGGAGCTATGAAGAACGGCTAGAAGCGCTCACCAAAATGTTTACACAATTTACCAGCTTTGGCGATTTTGCCGTTGCCATGATTGTGGTAGGTGTAGGAGCAGGCGTGTGCGAAGAGTTTTTATTCCGAGGCGTTATCCAAAATGAATTGATGCGTGGAACAAAAAATATCCATTTATCGATATGGGTAGCCGCGTTTTTATTTAGTGCCATTCATATGCAGTTTTTTGGGTTTGTACCCCGCATGCTCTTGGGCGGATTGTTTGGTTATCTTTATCATTGGTCGGGCAATTTGCTGGTGCCCATGTTTGCGCACTTTGTAAACAATGGCTTTGCTGTTTTGATGATGTATTTGCATCAGTTAAAAATAGTAAATATGGACTTGGAAAAAGAGGAAGCTGCTCCTTGGTATGCAGTGATTGTTTTTGCCGTGATTGCTGCTTCGCTTCTTTTCTTATTCAAACGGAAATCTGAAGAACCTAAAACTGCTTTTTCTTGA
- the dusB gene encoding tRNA dihydrouridine synthase DusB, with the protein MAKIGNIELGDFPLLLAPMEDVSDPPFRAVCKEGGADLMYTEFISSEGLIRDAAKSRQKLDIFEYERPIGIQLFGGDIGNMVESAKIATEVNPDLIDINYGCPVKAVACRGAGAALLQDIPKMVQMTSDIVKATHLPVTVKTRLGWDDNTKNIVEVAERLQDIGIKALTVHGRTRVQMYKGSADWTLIGKIKENPRMHIPIFGNGDIDSPEKAVEYKNRYGVDGVMIGRAAIGAPWFFNEVKHFIKTGEHLPAPTIADRIDVTRKHLDFSIRWKGNKLGIFEMRRHYTNYFKGVPDFKPFRMQLVEAPTIEDVNQILNEVADVYFPQEVIA; encoded by the coding sequence GTGGCGAAGATCGGAAACATAGAATTAGGAGATTTTCCGCTGTTGCTCGCACCCATGGAAGATGTGAGCGATCCCCCCTTCCGTGCCGTGTGCAAAGAGGGTGGTGCCGATTTGATGTACACCGAGTTTATTTCGTCAGAGGGTTTGATTCGCGATGCCGCTAAGAGCCGGCAAAAGCTCGACATATTTGAATACGAACGCCCCATTGGCATTCAACTTTTTGGCGGAGACATTGGCAATATGGTGGAGTCGGCTAAGATCGCCACCGAAGTGAATCCTGATTTGATCGACATCAACTATGGTTGCCCCGTAAAGGCAGTGGCTTGTCGCGGAGCAGGTGCCGCGCTGCTGCAAGATATTCCTAAAATGGTGCAGATGACGTCCGATATTGTGAAGGCCACCCACTTGCCCGTAACGGTAAAAACCCGCTTAGGCTGGGACGACAACACAAAAAATATTGTGGAGGTGGCGGAGCGTTTGCAAGACATTGGTATCAAAGCACTGACCGTTCACGGCCGCACGCGTGTGCAGATGTACAAAGGTTCTGCCGATTGGACGTTGATCGGAAAAATCAAAGAAAACCCGCGCATGCACATTCCGATTTTCGGCAATGGCGACATCGATTCACCTGAAAAGGCTGTGGAATATAAAAACCGTTATGGCGTAGATGGCGTGATGATTGGTCGCGCAGCTATTGGGGCACCTTGGTTTTTCAACGAGGTCAAACACTTTATCAAAACAGGTGAGCATCTGCCTGCGCCCACGATTGCCGATCGCATTGATGTAACACGCAAACATTTAGATTTCTCCATTCGCTGGAAAGGAAACAAACTTGGCATTTTTGAAATGCGTAGGCACTATACCAATTATTTTAAAGGTGTACCTGACTTCAAGCCCTTTAGAATGCAGTTGGTGGAGGCACCAACTATTGAAGATGTGAATCAAATCCTGAACGAGGTTGCGGATGTTTATTTTCCACAAGAGGTTATCGCTTAG
- a CDS encoding type II toxin-antitoxin system RelE/ParE family toxin, translating to MSFKIVPTPPFEKELKNLSKKYPSIKKDISALFESLAKNPQSGTPLGSNCFKVRLAITSKGKGKSGGARVITYVQIIDKEIFLIAIYDKSEIDSISLNAIRDRLKGLN from the coding sequence ATGAGCTTTAAGATTGTCCCTACACCGCCTTTTGAAAAAGAACTTAAGAATCTTTCAAAAAAGTATCCTTCCATCAAAAAAGATATTTCTGCCCTATTCGAATCATTAGCTAAAAATCCACAATCTGGAACTCCTTTAGGTTCGAATTGCTTTAAGGTACGATTAGCAATTACATCCAAAGGAAAAGGAAAATCAGGTGGTGCTCGTGTTATCACTTATGTTCAAATAATTGATAAAGAAATTTTTCTTATTGCTATCTATGACAAATCAGAAATTGATAGCATTTCACTGAATGCCATACGCGATAGGCTGAAAGGGCTTAATTAG
- a CDS encoding DMT family transporter, translating into MSENKKGTAVFLLILLALIWGTSFILIKQGLKVFSPAEVGSLRVAAASIFLMPFAFLRWKELKQGDHFKLFLSGMMGIFIPAFLFALAQTRLQSSVTGILNTLSPVWAVVMGVLFFNQRFRGFAIVGLLISFGGAIILALARADGAIGGFNGYALLVVLACALYGTNVNYLKYKVEGLGSLTVTSVSLLLIWPFALVYLLSFTDFTVKLIEQPGAWQAAGYIIILALMSTAVANLIFNKLLQISSPLFAASVTYVMPIVSVMWGVLDGEKLYLGHFIGMAAILGGVYLANRK; encoded by the coding sequence ATGTCAGAAAACAAAAAAGGTACAGCCGTCTTTCTATTGATTTTGTTGGCGTTGATTTGGGGCACTTCGTTCATCCTCATTAAACAAGGCCTGAAAGTCTTTTCACCGGCAGAGGTGGGTTCGCTGCGCGTGGCCGCTGCTTCGATTTTTCTAATGCCATTTGCCTTCTTGCGATGGAAGGAACTGAAACAGGGGGATCATTTCAAATTGTTTCTTTCGGGCATGATGGGCATTTTTATTCCTGCCTTTTTATTTGCGCTCGCGCAAACGCGTTTGCAAAGTTCAGTGACTGGAATCTTGAATACGCTTTCACCCGTTTGGGCAGTGGTTATGGGCGTGCTTTTTTTCAATCAACGCTTTCGCGGATTTGCCATCGTGGGTTTACTTATTTCTTTTGGAGGTGCCATCATACTTGCCCTGGCGCGGGCAGATGGCGCGATTGGTGGATTCAACGGCTATGCCTTGTTGGTTGTATTGGCTTGTGCGCTATACGGTACCAACGTTAACTACTTAAAATATAAAGTAGAAGGCTTGGGTTCGCTTACTGTCACCAGCGTTTCCTTGTTGTTGATTTGGCCGTTTGCTCTTGTGTATTTATTGAGCTTTACCGATTTCACAGTCAAATTAATAGAGCAGCCAGGTGCGTGGCAGGCCGCGGGCTATATCATTATCCTTGCCTTGATGAGCACAGCAGTGGCCAATCTTATCTTCAACAAACTTTTACAAATTTCTTCGCCCCTGTTTGCTGCTTCGGTCACTTATGTTATGCCAATTGTTTCAGTGATGTGGGGCGTGCTGGACGGGGAGAAACTATATCTGGGCCATTTCATTGGCATGGCGGCCATTTTGGGTGGTGTGTATTTGGCGAATCGAAAGTAG
- a CDS encoding S9 family peptidase, with translation MKRLSFLPVCFVIFFNCNAPKEETLKQYSINQFMDIVQINGGSFSPDETKIVYNSRATGIFNAYEIDLKTGAEKQLTTSTDNAVFSQSYFPNDDRLLYTSDKGGNEINHLYVRNQDGSVVDLIQDSTAKAQFGGWSYNRKLMYYTSNSRDKKFFDLYNVQIAGGETKVYPTTLVYKNEKGLNPDVMSNDDRYIALSETISTNNSNMYLLDTQSGKLNLVTKHEGDAQYNAQYFSLDGKTLFYLTDEGSEFMYLASYDIATGEKKKVEEAPWDIMYAYLSRNGKYRVVAINNDARTEIKIYNEQDGGKLVSVEGLPEGDITGVNISDSEKLMSFYVSSSKSPSNLFVYNFDTKEVKQLTNTMTKEIDLNDLVAGEVVRFKSFDGLEIPCLLYKPKGIKEGQKVPALLWIHGGPGGQTRLNYSAALQHLVNHGYAVLAVNNRGSSGYGKTFFAADDRKHGNEDLRDCVESKKLLASLPYIDADKIGIYGGSYGGYMVMAALTFAPEEFKVGVNLFGVTNWIRTLRSIPSWWEAQRKALYTELGDPTSADSVALYAKSPLFHTDKITKPFIVLQGSNDPRVLQVESDEIVANARKNGVKVEYVIFPDEGHGFVKKENNIKASEEVLKFLDANLKGSND, from the coding sequence ATGAAACGCCTATCCTTTCTACCGGTTTGCTTTGTTATCTTCTTCAATTGCAACGCGCCAAAAGAAGAAACCTTGAAACAATATTCCATTAATCAGTTTATGGATATTGTTCAAATCAACGGTGGTTCGTTTTCACCAGATGAAACCAAGATTGTGTACAACAGTCGGGCTACAGGCATTTTCAATGCCTACGAAATCGATTTGAAAACTGGAGCAGAAAAGCAACTGACAACCTCCACCGACAATGCTGTTTTCAGTCAGTCTTATTTTCCAAACGATGACCGATTGCTTTACACCAGCGACAAAGGAGGAAATGAAATCAATCATCTGTATGTCCGTAACCAAGATGGTTCCGTTGTTGATTTGATTCAAGACAGCACAGCCAAAGCACAATTTGGTGGTTGGAGCTACAACAGAAAGTTAATGTACTATACGTCTAATAGTCGGGATAAGAAATTTTTTGATTTGTATAACGTGCAAATTGCTGGAGGCGAAACAAAAGTGTATCCCACTACGCTGGTGTACAAGAATGAAAAAGGATTGAACCCCGATGTGATGTCGAACGATGATCGCTATATCGCGCTGAGTGAAACCATATCGACCAATAATTCAAACATGTATCTGCTCGATACGCAATCAGGAAAACTAAACCTGGTTACCAAACACGAAGGTGATGCGCAATACAATGCTCAGTATTTCAGTTTGGACGGTAAGACGCTTTTTTACCTTACCGATGAGGGCAGCGAATTCATGTACCTGGCCAGCTATGATATTGCCACTGGCGAAAAGAAAAAAGTAGAGGAAGCGCCTTGGGACATCATGTATGCGTACTTATCTAGAAATGGAAAGTATCGGGTAGTGGCCATCAATAACGATGCTCGCACAGAGATTAAAATTTATAATGAGCAAGACGGAGGAAAACTCGTTTCCGTAGAAGGTTTGCCCGAAGGAGACATCACGGGTGTCAATATTTCAGATAGCGAGAAATTGATGTCCTTTTACGTAAGTAGTTCAAAATCGCCCAGTAATTTGTTTGTCTATAATTTCGACACCAAAGAGGTGAAGCAATTGACTAATACGATGACTAAAGAGATTGACCTGAACGATTTGGTCGCTGGCGAAGTGGTGCGGTTCAAATCGTTTGATGGGCTGGAGATTCCTTGCCTGCTCTATAAACCCAAAGGAATCAAAGAAGGCCAAAAGGTGCCTGCCTTACTCTGGATTCATGGAGGCCCAGGCGGACAAACTCGTTTAAATTATTCGGCTGCGCTTCAGCACTTAGTCAATCATGGCTATGCCGTGCTGGCGGTTAACAATCGCGGAAGCTCGGGCTACGGAAAAACATTTTTTGCTGCTGATGATCGCAAACATGGCAACGAAGATTTGCGTGACTGTGTTGAATCAAAAAAACTATTGGCTTCGTTGCCCTATATCGATGCAGACAAAATCGGAATTTATGGCGGAAGCTATGGTGGCTATATGGTAATGGCTGCCCTCACATTTGCTCCCGAAGAATTCAAAGTGGGTGTAAATCTTTTTGGGGTGACCAATTGGATCCGAACATTGCGCAGCATTCCATCTTGGTGGGAGGCACAACGCAAGGCTTTGTATACCGAGCTTGGAGATCCTACCTCTGCTGATTCCGTGGCGCTTTATGCGAAGTCACCACTCTTCCACACAGATAAAATCACCAAGCCGTTCATCGTATTGCAGGGCAGTAATGATCCAAGAGTACTTCAGGTAGAGTCCGATGAGATTGTGGCGAACGCACGTAAAAATGGTGTGAAAGTAGAATATGTTATTTTCCCCGATGAAGGCCACGGATTTGTGAAAAAGGAAAACAATATCAAAGCTTCCGAAGAGGTTTTGAAATTTTTGGATGCTAACCTGAAAGGCTCGAATGACTAA
- a CDS encoding carbon-nitrogen hydrolase, whose product MSCTKNPSENLQKAKEKIREAASKGAQIVCLQELFTSLYFCDVEDYDHFNLAEAIPGPSTDSLSSLAKELGVVIIASLFEKRTQGIYHNTTSVLDADGAYLGKYRKMHIPDDPSYYEKFYFTPGDLGYKVFKTKFATIGVLICWDQWYPEASRITALMGAEVLFYPTAIGWATSQDEATNTEQYNAWQTIQRSHAVANGLHVVSVNRVGFEQNGAMKFWGGSFIANPLGTILYKASHESEEVNVTEIDLNKTDSVRVHWPFMRDRRIDSYQPITKRFIDED is encoded by the coding sequence ATGAGCTGCACCAAAAACCCTTCTGAAAACTTACAGAAGGCAAAGGAGAAAATTCGCGAAGCTGCTAGCAAGGGAGCGCAAATAGTTTGCCTGCAAGAGCTTTTTACCTCATTGTACTTCTGCGATGTTGAAGATTACGATCACTTCAATCTAGCCGAGGCCATACCAGGCCCCTCTACCGATTCGCTCTCATCATTGGCAAAAGAATTGGGAGTAGTAATCATTGCCTCCCTATTTGAAAAACGAACGCAGGGAATTTATCATAACACTACTTCGGTGCTAGATGCAGATGGTGCGTACTTAGGCAAGTATCGCAAAATGCACATCCCTGATGATCCATCGTACTACGAGAAATTTTATTTCACTCCGGGTGATTTGGGATACAAAGTTTTTAAAACCAAGTTCGCCACGATTGGGGTGTTGATTTGTTGGGATCAATGGTATCCGGAAGCTTCTCGCATTACAGCCTTGATGGGTGCTGAAGTTTTGTTTTACCCCACCGCTATTGGATGGGCTACTTCGCAAGACGAAGCCACCAATACAGAGCAGTACAATGCTTGGCAAACCATTCAACGTAGTCATGCTGTAGCCAATGGCTTACATGTAGTGAGCGTGAACCGAGTAGGCTTCGAACAAAACGGTGCGATGAAATTTTGGGGGGGCTCATTTATTGCCAATCCACTAGGCACTATTCTTTACAAAGCATCCCACGAAAGTGAAGAAGTAAACGTTACTGAAATTGATTTGAATAAAACCGATAGCGTGCGTGTGCACTGGCCCTTCATGCGCGACAGACGAATTGATTCGTATCAGCCGATCACTAAGAGATTTATTGACGAAGACTAA